From the Paenibacillus sp. MMS20-IR301 genome, the window CGCGAACACGCTCAGCGGCATTGCTGCGGGGGCGGTGTGGGCCAGTACGACAGTCGCCGGTATCGGGGAACGGACCGGCAATGCGGCCATGGAGGAGGTAGCCATGGCCTGGCGCTATTTGTACGGCGGGGAATGTGCCGTCCGGCTGGACCTGCTCAAGGGACTGGCAGACAGGGTCATTGCTGCTTCCGGCCGGAATGTCGGCGATGCGAAGCCGATAGTGGGCCGGCTTGCCTTCACACATGAATCCGGGATTCATGTGGACGGGCTGAGGAAGGAGCAGGCGACATACCAGTCGTTCGATCCGGCGGAGCTGGGCCGGGCCCACCGCTTCGTGCTCGGCAAGCATTCGGGCAGCGGCGGTGTGACGCATGTACTGGAGCAGCGGGGCCTTGAGGTCAGCGCTGATACAGCCGGACGCCTGCTGGAGAAGGTCCGTGATTATGCGGAAAAGCGCAAAGGTACTGTTCCGGAATATATGCTGGTACAGTGGCTGATGGAAGAGCAGCAGCGGGCCCAGAATGCCGTTTAGAACCGCTCCGGCGTATGGATAATACAAGCAGCACCTGTTTTCCTTATGGAGGACGGGGCTGCTTTTTGCTGTTTTTTCTGAAAAGATAGCTTGCATCGTTTACAGGGAGCATCTACAATCTGAGCAGGATATTAATCCGGAATAGAGCAGGAAGAATGGAGCAGCGATGACTTTGAAAAAAACGGTCTTCTTCGATATTGACGGCACAATTTATGATGACGATAAGCAGATTCCCGCATCAGCGAAGGAAGCGATTGCCGAACTGAAAAGACGCGGGCACACGGTGGCTATTGCTACCGGAAGAGCGGACTACATGTTCGAAGAGCTGCGTGAGGAGCTGGATATCCACTCTTATGTATCGCTTAACGGACAATATGTAGTGCATGAAGGAAAGTCGGTATACAGTAATCCGCTGGATCAGACCCTTCTGAAGGATCTTACGCTGTTCGCTGAGAAGCTCGATCATCCGGTAGCTTACACAGATACGGCCGGGATGAGGGTGAATGTGGCGGAGCATGAGTATATCAAGACAAGCATCGGCTCACTGAAAATGGTGTTTCCGGCACATGATCCGGAGTATTATCTGAATCATGAGATCCACCAGGCGCTGATCTTCTGCCCGCAGGAGAGCCAGGCGGCATACATGGAGCGGTATCCGGAGCTGAAGTTCATCCGCTGGCATCCGTTCAGTATGGATGTGCTGCCGGGTAACGGGTCGAAGGCGAACGGAATCGCCCAGATGCTGAAGCTTCTCGGTGTAGACAAGGAAGACGTGTATGCTTTCGGGGACGGGCTGAATGATGTAGAGATGCTTGGATATGTCGGCCACGGCATTGCCATGGGCAACGGTGAGCCTGAAGCGAAGGCTGCTGCAGCTTATGTGACCACGCCAGTCAGCGAGGACGGGGTGCTGAAAGGCCTGAAGCTGGTCGGACTGCTCTAGGTGGGGCGGGTGAACGGTGCAACGGATCAAGCGCAGGACGTATGCGCAGGTTGAGGTTTGTAC encodes:
- a CDS encoding Cof-type HAD-IIB family hydrolase — translated: MTLKKTVFFDIDGTIYDDDKQIPASAKEAIAELKRRGHTVAIATGRADYMFEELREELDIHSYVSLNGQYVVHEGKSVYSNPLDQTLLKDLTLFAEKLDHPVAYTDTAGMRVNVAEHEYIKTSIGSLKMVFPAHDPEYYLNHEIHQALIFCPQESQAAYMERYPELKFIRWHPFSMDVLPGNGSKANGIAQMLKLLGVDKEDVYAFGDGLNDVEMLGYVGHGIAMGNGEPEAKAAAAYVTTPVSEDGVLKGLKLVGLL